In Mastigocladopsis repens PCC 10914, a single window of DNA contains:
- a CDS encoding nucleotide exchange factor GrpE, with protein MNSKKNNNKNFQNLDEPLRQSINEALHKFLDENLKKHIENSLEETMNKYIEEQKKLQRAYYTNTNAILDNSSAIKELYDKLEQTLGELDDFRNSVEKMLMEQRQKNGELQRKIHHWEQATTEFFRLLERAVDYETDENRRLINRILDGFAHTVMDLGMERIIPQADESLNESFHEAVDEEESDIIPGNIVRCVSWGYRIGDKLLEKAKVVVAKSPAQATKVDANLTLPANE; from the coding sequence ATGAATTCAAAAAAGAACAACAACAAAAATTTTCAAAATTTAGATGAACCTTTACGTCAGTCTATCAATGAGGCTTTACATAAATTTCTAGATGAAAACTTAAAGAAGCATATAGAAAATTCTCTTGAGGAAACTATGAATAAATATATAGAGGAGCAAAAAAAATTACAACGTGCCTATTACACAAACACTAACGCCATTTTAGACAACAGCAGTGCTATTAAAGAATTATACGATAAACTTGAACAAACGTTGGGAGAACTGGACGATTTTAGAAACTCTGTGGAAAAAATGCTCATGGAGCAACGGCAGAAAAATGGCGAACTGCAACGAAAAATTCACCATTGGGAACAGGCTACAACAGAGTTTTTTCGTTTACTAGAGAGAGCAGTTGATTACGAAACAGATGAAAATAGACGGTTAATAAATAGAATATTAGATGGATTCGCTCACACTGTCATGGATTTAGGAATGGAGCGGATAATTCCACAAGCAGATGAATCACTTAATGAAAGTTTTCATGAAGCAGTTGATGAAGAAGAATCAGATATCATACCAGGAAATATCGTTAGATGCGTTAGTTGGGGTTACAGAATTGGTGACAAACTGCTTGAGAAAGCGAAGGTCGTTGTGGCAAAATCCCCAGCACAGGCAACTAAAGTTGATGCAAACTTAACTTTACC